In the genome of Gloeocapsa sp. PCC 73106, the window ACAAGCAGTCCTGAGTCTTGTGAACCCTGACAGGCATTCATCCTACACCGATTTTGATAAATACAGTGTAAGGCTTCTGCCTGAACAAGCTAAAATCTTGATAACTTTTTGATTTTGGAGACAGAATATGTCAATCTACGTTGGAAACTTATCCTATAACGTTACCCAAGAAGAACTCAAGGAAGTTTTCGAAGATTATGGTAAGGTTAAACGCGTTTACTTACCCACAGATCCCGAAACAGGAAAATTGCGTGGCTTTGGTTTTGTAGAAATGGAAACCGATGAGCAAGAAGACGCAGCGATTGAAACCCTAGATGGTGCGGAATGGATGGGTAGAGAAATGAGAGTTAATAAAGCTAAACCCCGAGAAAATCGAGGTGACTCCGGTGGTGGTGGTAATCGCAAGATTCGCCGTCCTGAATAGTTGTTGGTGAACTACTCCTGATCGCCAAAAGCTGAATCGGGAGATTCTCAGTATATGCACCTCTCTAGAAAATAATACTAGGAAAATTTTCGGTGTATTCTCTGATAATAAATAAGAAACTGATGGGTAATCTAGTACTATATCACAACTATTATCCTCGGGGAAATAATTTATGGACTCGCTTCATGGTAACTTGATTCCTTTAATTGCGGACCCCAATCCCAATCGCTACAGGGTTGCACCCCCAGCCGGGATAAGTTCGCTCTCTAGAAGCAATAGCCTAGTTAACACCACAAGTAATACTACTATTAACGTTAATTATTCCGGTTTTACTCCCCAAGCTCAAGCCGCTTTTCAGTATGCAGTTGATATTTGGGAGAGTGTGATTGATTCCTCTGTACCTATTGAAATTGACGCCAGTTTTAGTCCTCTGGGAACTGGAGTTTTAGGTCAAGCGGGTCCCGATGCTTTCTACAGAAACTTTACCAATGCGCCACAAAACAGCACTTGGTACCCAGTCGCTCTAGCCAATTCCAGAGCAGGAACGGATTTAAATGGAGCAGCCGCCGAAATTAGTGCTGAAT includes:
- a CDS encoding RNA-binding protein encodes the protein MSIYVGNLSYNVTQEELKEVFEDYGKVKRVYLPTDPETGKLRGFGFVEMETDEQEDAAIETLDGAEWMGREMRVNKAKPRENRGDSGGGGNRKIRRPE